A DNA window from Micromonospora sp. NBC_01739 contains the following coding sequences:
- a CDS encoding DUF881 domain-containing protein codes for MEYTSGAASWQKVLRRLVAGLLRRGRRRRPGWSIGVPLIAAAAGLLFTTTATTAGGTALREDRRPQLTELIEGRRDRVAANEQLAATLRREVENRTNDLANSDTPIKEQQERAAENLTAAGFTALTGPGLTVELDDAPQLSKLPEGASNDDLVVHQGDVQAVVNALWAGGAEAMSIMNVRVLATSAVRCVGNTLLLHGRVYSPPFKIVAIGDPGALRQALAASEGVRWFRNAVENYQLGYSEHASTVTVPAFEDSTTLRSATVPE; via the coding sequence GTGGAGTACACGTCCGGCGCGGCCTCGTGGCAGAAGGTGCTGCGACGCCTCGTCGCCGGCCTGCTGCGGCGTGGACGGCGGCGACGTCCTGGCTGGTCAATCGGGGTACCGCTGATCGCCGCCGCTGCTGGCCTGCTCTTCACCACCACGGCTACCACCGCCGGCGGAACCGCCCTGCGCGAGGACCGCCGCCCTCAGCTCACCGAGTTGATCGAGGGCCGCAGGGACCGGGTTGCCGCCAACGAGCAACTGGCCGCGACCCTGCGCCGGGAGGTGGAAAATCGTACGAACGACCTGGCCAACTCGGACACTCCGATCAAGGAACAGCAGGAGCGGGCCGCCGAGAACCTGACCGCGGCCGGCTTCACCGCCCTCACCGGGCCCGGGTTGACTGTCGAACTCGACGACGCCCCACAGCTCAGCAAGCTCCCCGAGGGAGCCAGCAACGACGACCTCGTCGTACACCAGGGCGATGTGCAGGCGGTGGTGAACGCGCTCTGGGCCGGCGGCGCGGAGGCCATGTCAATCATGAATGTCCGCGTTCTGGCTACCAGCGCGGTACGCTGCGTGGGTAACACCCTGCTGCTGCATGGCCGGGTGTACTCCCCACCTTTCAAGATCGTGGCAATTGGCGATCCCGGCGCGCTTCGGCAGGCCCTCGCCGCTTCCGAGGGAGTCCGGTGGTTCAGGAACGCGGTGGAAAACTACCAACTCGGATACTCCGAGCACGCCTCCACGGTCACCGTGCCCGCATTCGAGGATTCCACCACTCTGCGTTCGGCGACCGTGCCGGAGTGA
- a CDS encoding class E sortase, with protein sequence MSERPQGRHHDQADEATAFLPRIERTEPTPPPPVRPAGAWPDPMPPRPSTPARSEGAAQVTGVPLPSGQPDIPVGPTPWRTAFEPSRPTDQGTQRSQPPTGQQHQRQPPPAAQQDRQSPPTGPGFGPPAPAGPRAVPPPQAPPQSQAPPPGYRSPVEVPAAHQQPPSGTPAPQRPQSGPSAPQGPQPPIGHQRPTTPYRPDEGGAPQRPAQDPAGWSAEGPTALIPKIQDSATGPTPPGSHQRPGAPSNHPAGPHQQSGPVPAGPQAADQQRAARSGQPPQNGPNGTDEAATALIPAVNGVRPGAPPATDSTALMGAVPRPPKVDQPEGADQPSEPPKPRRGDRVVQLRPEQTGEGYKSVYSELTRPSFWSRLRTGLRFGGELLITFGLVVLLFAGYEIWGKSAIVDAHQDELSQQLAQAWAPETDPTVAAPASPSASASPKPPVQGKPIAGLYIPKFDKEWVVVEGVTQKDIRYAPGHYPDSALPGQVGNFSVAGHRNRATFWRLDELRKGDPIVVQDRDQWYVYQVTENLIVKPHQVEVVAPVPGRPGAKPTKKMLTLTTCNPKFDNYERLIIHAELTRTQSKDQGRPAELGT encoded by the coding sequence ATGAGTGAGCGTCCCCAAGGTCGACACCACGACCAGGCTGACGAGGCCACCGCCTTCCTGCCTAGGATCGAACGCACCGAGCCGACCCCGCCGCCCCCGGTCCGCCCGGCTGGTGCCTGGCCCGATCCGATGCCGCCGCGTCCGTCCACCCCGGCGCGCAGCGAGGGCGCGGCGCAGGTCACCGGAGTACCCCTGCCCTCCGGGCAGCCGGACATTCCGGTCGGGCCGACCCCGTGGCGGACGGCCTTCGAGCCCAGCCGCCCCACCGACCAGGGCACCCAGCGCAGCCAGCCGCCGACCGGGCAGCAGCACCAGCGTCAGCCACCCCCAGCCGCGCAGCAGGACCGCCAGTCACCGCCGACCGGGCCGGGCTTCGGACCACCGGCACCGGCCGGGCCTCGGGCGGTACCGCCACCGCAGGCCCCGCCACAATCCCAGGCCCCACCGCCCGGGTACCGCTCCCCGGTGGAGGTACCCGCCGCCCACCAGCAGCCCCCCAGCGGTACGCCGGCGCCGCAGCGCCCCCAGAGCGGCCCATCGGCACCGCAGGGCCCGCAGCCGCCCATCGGCCACCAACGGCCCACCACGCCGTACCGCCCCGACGAGGGTGGCGCTCCGCAGCGTCCCGCCCAGGACCCGGCTGGTTGGTCTGCCGAGGGCCCGACCGCCCTGATCCCCAAGATCCAAGACTCTGCCACCGGCCCGACCCCGCCAGGGTCCCACCAGCGGCCCGGCGCACCGTCGAACCACCCGGCAGGACCCCACCAGCAGTCCGGCCCGGTGCCGGCGGGGCCTCAAGCGGCGGACCAGCAGCGAGCGGCTCGGAGCGGGCAGCCGCCGCAGAACGGACCGAACGGGACCGATGAGGCGGCCACCGCCCTGATTCCGGCCGTCAACGGCGTACGGCCGGGGGCTCCGCCCGCGACGGACTCGACCGCCCTGATGGGTGCGGTGCCCCGGCCACCGAAGGTCGACCAGCCCGAGGGTGCCGACCAGCCCAGCGAGCCGCCCAAGCCTCGTCGGGGCGACCGGGTGGTGCAGTTGCGACCGGAGCAGACCGGCGAGGGCTACAAGAGCGTCTACTCCGAGCTGACCCGGCCCTCCTTCTGGTCCCGGCTCCGCACCGGCCTGCGGTTCGGTGGCGAACTGCTGATCACCTTCGGCCTGGTGGTGTTGCTCTTCGCCGGGTACGAGATCTGGGGTAAGTCCGCGATCGTGGACGCCCATCAGGACGAGTTGAGCCAGCAGTTGGCCCAGGCCTGGGCACCGGAGACCGACCCTACGGTCGCTGCCCCGGCCAGTCCGTCCGCCTCCGCCTCACCCAAGCCGCCGGTGCAGGGCAAGCCCATCGCCGGTCTCTACATTCCGAAGTTCGACAAGGAATGGGTAGTGGTGGAGGGCGTGACCCAGAAGGACATCCGGTACGCCCCGGGCCATTATCCGGACAGCGCCCTGCCGGGTCAGGTGGGCAACTTCTCCGTCGCCGGGCACCGCAACCGGGCCACCTTCTGGCGGCTGGACGAGCTTCGCAAGGGCGATCCGATCGTCGTCCAGGACCGCGACCAGTGGTACGTCTACCAGGTGACCGAGAATCTGATCGTCAAGCCGCACCAGGTCGAGGTGGTGGCCCCGGTTCCCGGGCGACCCGGGGCGAAGCCGACGAAGAAGATGCTCACCCTGACCACCTGCAACCCGAAGTTCGACAACTACGAGCGCCTGATCATCCATGCGGAGTTGACGCGTACCCAGTCCAAGGACCAGGGGCGCCCGGCTGAGCTGGGGACCTGA
- a CDS encoding aminodeoxychorismate/anthranilate synthase component II has product MRVLVIDNYDSFVFNLVQYLGQLGVDCEVRRNDEIDLAEVGRLGRAGVLLSPGPGSPDRAGICLEVIREYAGKLPIFGVCLGHQAIGEAFGATVTRAPELLHGKTSQVHHDNSGVLAGLPDPFTATRYHSLAVLRETLPEELEVTGWTESGIVMAMRHRTLPIEGVQFHPESVLTEGGHLMLANWLATCGHREALDRAPELAAEVDARRLAAFATS; this is encoded by the coding sequence ATGCGCGTCCTGGTGATCGACAACTACGATTCCTTCGTTTTCAACCTGGTCCAGTACCTCGGCCAACTCGGCGTGGACTGCGAGGTACGGCGCAACGACGAGATCGACCTGGCCGAGGTGGGTCGACTCGGCCGGGCCGGGGTGCTGCTCTCGCCCGGTCCGGGTAGCCCGGATCGCGCCGGCATCTGCCTGGAGGTCATCCGCGAGTACGCCGGCAAGCTGCCCATCTTCGGGGTCTGCCTGGGCCACCAGGCGATCGGTGAGGCGTTCGGTGCCACCGTCACTCGGGCCCCGGAGCTGCTGCACGGCAAGACCTCGCAGGTCCACCACGACAACTCCGGGGTCCTCGCCGGGCTGCCCGACCCGTTCACCGCTACCCGTTACCACTCCCTGGCGGTGCTCCGCGAGACCCTGCCGGAGGAGTTGGAGGTCACCGGCTGGACCGAGTCCGGCATCGTGATGGCTATGCGGCACCGCACCCTGCCGATTGAGGGCGTCCAGTTCCACCCCGAGTCGGTGCTCACCGAGGGCGGCCACCTGATGTTGGCCAACTGGCTGGCCACCTGTGGTCACCGGGAGGCGTTGGACCGCGCCCCGGAACTGGCCGCCGAGGTCGACGCCCGCCGCCTGGCCGCCTTCGCCACCAGCTGA
- a CDS encoding SanA/YdcF family protein translates to MGGVSRRRLVRRVALLGLIVLLLTSLPWMWTTATAYGHRHAVDEAPAVEVVIVLGTAVTEEGRQPGIRLAGRLETAAELIHRQRARVVLVSGDGNGASGDETAAMTAHLTERLGVDPQRVVADPYGLDTYDSCRRAREVYGVQRALIVTQSYHLSRAVTLCRQLGVEADGVPARCSGCGAGLLAEKAVRDYFASGKAAWDAIRNRPAAVDSPAHPGVRDALTR, encoded by the coding sequence ATGGGCGGGGTGAGTCGGCGGCGACTCGTGCGCCGGGTGGCCCTCCTGGGGCTGATCGTCCTCCTGCTCACCAGCCTGCCCTGGATGTGGACGACCGCCACCGCGTACGGCCACCGTCATGCCGTCGACGAGGCCCCGGCCGTGGAGGTCGTGATCGTCCTGGGTACGGCGGTTACCGAGGAAGGACGTCAGCCGGGCATCCGGTTGGCGGGCCGGCTGGAGACCGCCGCCGAGCTGATACACCGGCAACGGGCCCGGGTCGTACTCGTCTCGGGCGACGGGAACGGGGCCTCCGGTGACGAGACTGCGGCGATGACCGCACACCTCACCGAGCGGCTGGGGGTCGATCCGCAGCGGGTCGTCGCCGACCCCTACGGCCTGGACACCTACGACAGCTGCCGCCGGGCCCGGGAGGTGTACGGGGTGCAGCGGGCCCTGATCGTGACCCAGTCCTACCACCTGTCCCGGGCGGTGACCCTCTGCCGGCAACTCGGTGTGGAGGCCGACGGGGTGCCGGCCCGCTGCTCCGGCTGCGGGGCGGGGCTGCTGGCGGAGAAGGCGGTACGGGACTACTTCGCCAGCGGCAAGGCCGCCTGGGACGCGATCCGGAACCGCCCCGCCGCAGTCGACTCCCCGGCGCACCCCGGGGTCAGGGACGCGCTGACCCGCTGA